In Candidatus Zixiibacteriota bacterium, the following are encoded in one genomic region:
- a CDS encoding tetratricopeptide repeat protein translates to MRKLILLFLTFVLLIFTGCGANLYHKGESAFEKKDYAEAVRLLEDAVAQEPGKSVIWRQLGIAYYRSDQFANAVDALKQATLLDPDDGVSILYLGLSQEILGNDTEAIEVYRTYLSYQSDADLSPRIRQRVRYLSDRKLQAEVRAIIENEDQIEAASIPENTIGVLGFDATTVDPQYSALGRGLSEMLTTDLAKVQSLKVVERLRLNEIRKELEFSESDIADKEHAPRLGKLIGAATVVSGEIKQPEPSELEAEAGLINTSKGIAMYPEGVGGKLEQFFAMEKSLLYNILDEMGYTPTEDEKLRLDSLPTSSFLAFLSYSRGMIYGDQGMYRLAEAEYNAALAEDPQFQAAASAKENVTGLDDYTGEVEPARDIEPDIFGLGQETTHSPEAGNALRVAHGMLGFQADESIPEEGDNPFVPPAIIGKVTVTGSFDPE, encoded by the coding sequence TTGAGAAAGCTGATACTGTTATTCCTTACATTCGTACTGCTCATATTCACCGGTTGCGGCGCAAACCTCTACCATAAAGGGGAAAGCGCCTTCGAGAAGAAAGACTATGCCGAAGCAGTACGACTTCTTGAGGATGCTGTCGCGCAGGAACCTGGCAAGTCTGTGATCTGGCGTCAACTGGGCATTGCTTACTATCGTTCGGATCAATTTGCGAATGCCGTAGATGCTCTGAAGCAGGCCACACTGCTCGATCCGGATGATGGAGTCTCCATCCTCTATCTCGGGTTGTCGCAAGAGATTCTCGGGAATGATACCGAGGCAATCGAAGTCTATCGGACGTACTTGTCGTATCAATCGGATGCAGATTTGTCACCTCGTATTCGGCAGCGTGTGCGATATCTGTCCGATCGAAAATTGCAGGCCGAGGTCCGTGCGATTATTGAGAATGAGGACCAGATTGAAGCGGCATCGATTCCTGAAAACACTATCGGAGTACTCGGTTTTGATGCAACGACAGTTGATCCCCAATATTCAGCTCTCGGTCGAGGGCTTTCTGAGATGCTCACAACCGACCTTGCAAAGGTTCAGAGTCTGAAGGTGGTCGAAAGATTGCGACTCAACGAGATTCGCAAGGAATTGGAATTCTCTGAATCGGATATAGCTGACAAGGAGCATGCGCCGCGCCTCGGCAAGCTGATCGGCGCCGCGACTGTTGTGTCCGGTGAGATCAAGCAGCCGGAGCCGAGCGAACTTGAAGCCGAAGCGGGATTGATCAATACCTCGAAGGGGATAGCGATGTATCCGGAGGGTGTTGGCGGGAAGCTGGAGCAGTTCTTCGCAATGGAGAAGAGTCTGCTGTACAACATACTCGATGAGATGGGGTACACGCCGACCGAGGATGAGAAATTGCGACTCGATTCTCTTCCGACATCATCATTCCTGGCATTTCTGTCCTACTCTCGCGGCATGATATATGGCGACCAGGGCATGTACCGCTTAGCGGAAGCCGAGTATAACGCTGCGCTGGCAGAAGACCCTCAGTTTCAAGCTGCTGCTTCAGCGAAGGAGAATGTCACGGGGCTCGATGACTACACTGGCGAAGTGGAGCCGGCGCGAGACATCGAACCGGACATATTTGGTCTTGGGCAGGAGACAACACATTCACCAGAGGCCGGAAACGCGCTGCGTGTGGCACACGGAATGCTCGGATTCCAGGCTGATGAATCGATTCCGGAGGAGGGTGACAATCCGTTTGTTCCTCCGGCAATCATTGGAAAGGTTACGGTCACAGGATCGTTTGATCCGGAGTGA